Within the Pseudoxanthomonas sp. YR558 genome, the region CGATGGCCCGCGCGTGGAAGCTGGCGCCGTCGTGGAAGACCAGGCGATTCCATCTCGCCGGGATAGTCAGTGACTCGGTGAAACATGCGTCGCTGCCCCGCGGGTAGCCGGCGGTCACGCCGTGGCGGCGAGAAAATTCGTCCGGCGCCAGCGCCTCGGCGTCGTGCTCGAGTTGTTCGATGTGCTGCGGCGAAACGCGCGGCAGGAAGAACTGCATGCCCCCCAGCGCCACGTCGTGGAACAGGAACAGCTCCGCGAGCACGATGCGCTGCTCCGGTTCGAACGCGCGCACGCGGCGCGGATGCCAGTGGACGGGCGTCAGCGATTGCGGCGGTGACGTGACCAACGAAAGACGGCTGGCGCCGAACAGCACGCGGCGCACGCCGAGCGTATGCCGCGCATGCTCGCGGAAGACCTCGCCCAGCAACTGGGTGAACTCCTCAGGCATGCGCAACTGCTGGCCGGGGAACTGGTTCGCCGGTGCCTGCTGGAAATCTTCGCGATAGGCATGGGCGAAGGCGGGCAGGCGCTCGGGGCCCACCAGCGCATCGTCGATCACGACGCACGCATGCCCGTCGCCGACGGCGATCGCCTGTACCTGCGGACGCGGATTGAACATGCGCCGGCTCCCGGCATGCCGGCGTGCGCCGGCCGCATCACCTTAGACCCTACCGGGGCGATCCACCAAGAGAACGCCGGGGCGGCCCACCACGGCCGGCCCGGCGTGTGCTGCCGTCGAGGAATTACGGCATCAGCACCTTGTCGACCACGTGGATGACGCCGTTGCTGGCCCTCAGATCGGCCGTCGTGACCTTGGCGGTGTTGCCCTTGGCATCGGTAAGGGTGACGCCACCGTCGGCCAGCCGGGCTTTCAGTTCACCGCCCTGCACGGTCTTCAACGTCGCAGTGCCACCGCCGGCTTCGATCTGCGAAGTCAGCGCGGCGGCATCCACGTTGCCGGCGACCACGTGATAGGTCAGCACGGCAGTGAGGTCAGCCTTGCTCTCGGGCTTCAGCAGCGTATCGACGGTACCGGCCGGTAGCGCGCTGAAGGCGGCGTTGGTCGGAGCGAAGACGGTAAACGGTCCTGCGCCCTTGAGCGTTTCGGCCAGGCCTGCGGCCTGCACGGCGCTGACCAGGGTCGTGTGATCGGGTGAGCCCACGGCGGTATCGACGATGTCCTTCGCCATCGCAGGTTCGGCCGCGGCAGGCATGGGATCCGCGGCTTCGGGAACGGGCTCAGGCGCCGCGGTCGCTTCAGCATCGGCGGTCTTGGGGGAACAAGCGGCCGCGGCGAAGATCGACAGCAGCGCGATGGATAGGCAAGTGCGGTTCATTGGGCTCTCCTGAGGGTGGG harbors:
- a CDS encoding fasciclin domain-containing protein, whose translation is MPAAAEPAMAKDIVDTAVGSPDHTTLVSAVQAAGLAETLKGAGPFTVFAPTNAAFSALPAGTVDTLLKPESKADLTAVLTYHVVAGNVDAAALTSQIEAGGGTATLKTVQGGELKARLADGGVTLTDAKGNTAKVTTADLRASNGVIHVVDKVLMP
- a CDS encoding DUF6445 family protein, producing MFNPRPQVQAIAVGDGHACVVIDDALVGPERLPAFAHAYREDFQQAPANQFPGQQLRMPEEFTQLLGEVFREHARHTLGVRRVLFGASRLSLVTSPPQSLTPVHWHPRRVRAFEPEQRIVLAELFLFHDVALGGMQFFLPRVSPQHIEQLEHDAEALAPDEFSRRHGVTAGYPRGSDACFTESLTIPARWNRLVFHDGASFHARAIGDPARLLADPRTGRLSLTATFTCSRPRVAW